DNA from Elaeis guineensis isolate ETL-2024a chromosome 2, EG11, whole genome shotgun sequence:
AGTTCTTACTCTACCATCTAatgaaggaggatttgtcatttatagtgatgcttctaagaaaggattaggttgtgtgttgatgcagaatgataaggtcatagcttatgcttctcgacaactaaaaGCCTATGAGTAAAATTATCCGacccatgatttggagttagcagctattatttttgccttaaaaatttggcgacactatttatatggagaatcatgtgaaatctttactgatcataaaagcttgaaatacttatttactcaaaaagagctgaacatgAGGCAAAAAAGGTGGCtcgaactattaaaagattatgatctaaatattaaatatcaccctgaaaaagctaatgtggtggcagatgcacttagtaggaagtcttcagcgaatgtgatgactctgctatcatttcagcaacaaattcttagggatcttgaagatttacaaattgaagtgacttgtactgatgttaagaatgtgttagtaaatttaatggtacaaccagcattgatcgaacagataaaaggggcccaacaaagtgatattcatttatgtcagattaagaaggacatggagaaaggattacgaactgagtttagactccatacagatggaactctttattttgggaacagattatgtataccaggtgatcctgaactaaaaaagaaaattttggaagaagtccATAAATCCCGTTTCTCTTTTCATCCcggtagtacaaagatgtatagagatttaaaacgactcttctggtggaatggaatgaagcaggagatagctcagtttgtatctcaatgcttggtatgctAACAAGTGAAAGCCGAATATCAAAGACCTGCTGGTCTGCTAAGACCATTAGAGATATCAGAATGGAAATGGGAacatatcacgatggatttcgttactggacttccaaggacaacaagaaaaaatgatgcagtgtgggtgattgttgatcggcttactaaatcaactcactttctaccttttcgagttggcactccgcttgataagttagcccagatatatattgatggaattgtacGTCTGCACggtgttccaataagtattgtatctgatcgagatccacgatttgtatctagattttgaaaaagttttcaagatgctttgagaacagaattgaggcttagtactgcattccatcctcagaccgatggccaatctgaaaaGACAATTCAAACTCtggaggatatgttaagagcttgtgcttttgacttcgaaggacattgggataatcatgtggcattgattgaatttgcatataataacagttttcattctagtatccagATGGCACCCTGTGAAGTCCTATATGGAAAAAAGTGTAAATcccctctgtattgggatgaagtgggtgaaaaaaaattaattgatcccGAATTAGTTTAAGATGCCAAagacaaaatttatctaatcaagagaagactcaaggcagcacaggatagaccaaagagttggacagatagaaaaagaagagaattagaatttcaggtcggtaatcatgtttttctaaaagtatcacctactaagggtgttATGAGGttcgggagacatggcaagctgagtccgcgatatattggaccttttgaaattttaaatcgagtagaTGTTGCatacgaactagccttaccaccagatttatccaaagtgcacaatgtctttcatgtttcactactgaggaagtttgtacctgatccaaacagtgtgataaagtatgagccattgcaagttcatgaagatctaacctatgaagaatttttcctgcgaattattgatcgaaaagagcaagttctaagacggcgtaccattccatacgtaaagattcattggagtaatcatgaagagagagaggctacttgggagcttgaagacgatatgaagacgagatatccacacttatttgaaaatgaaggtatgttaaatttcgaggacgaaatttttttttaagaggggtagaatgtgatagcccagtaAAAATCCGGCCCACTAAGCccaataaacaaaaaaaaaaaagagaaagtttctctcatcctctctaaagtctttctctctctagaattggatactttttctctctactttctctctctaaaaaaaaattctctctccaaaaaatcctatgaatcccttattaggctatcttctccactcctagggacctatgaccttagatcggtttagagccgaaggaAGAGATTTAGTGGACTGATCAccaaatcggtcatttctttatattgtaattttattaaatatatgaaataaaatttattgatgatttaatattttaaataggactgcccgattcttttaaggaagattaaaaggtcccggacgatcgaggtaagtagatcttatgctccttatttatttttaaatgatcatattttcatgcaaagaattgttattgatgaaatcatatttttttgtaaaattaaagatcagcatatgtgatatgaaaaagcatgttttattatgagtattgatttcatgaatatgtcttatgaaaatagcatgattatgaagtatgaattttattgtttttttcgtctatgtatatgtatgttttaagaaaaagataaaatgatttcaaaggctctcagatagctatgaatgaatcccttcgggaaggtcgacatccggagctagcatccacacgaaacatggccctgccagcgggtataaagttggcacatgaattgagaactctgtcgattaagaaacatggtcctgtcacggatataatagtgatcttagcacgaatgtctgtgagcaatgttttgaaacatgacatgaatacatgatgaaaatgatttacgattcataattgtgaaatatacatgatttatgcatgcatgatgagcttataacttgttttattatatgctctatgaaatatttattttcgcaataattgttatttgctaaatgatgcattatcatagaaaatttatgcttgatccgataaggaagcggaagtctacttactgagctaggtagctcatattctttttattttctttttcatgtacagagaaataaggctaggaccgaaggaaagagaatccaggcttaaagatcagcaaagcaagtttagaaattttgctctagaaattcagtttatgtttatggattgcagtcattatgaattttaagacttggattattttatctctggatttagatgctctgaaccagttttggtttaattaaatatttgaattaaactttattaattcatttatttgagatacacctgttattatatttaagaagatgaattttggcttcatattatcgtgggtccatccctcggtagcatggccgtgttatgtcccgggttTGAGGcgtgacatatatatatatatatatgtgtgtgtgtgtgtgtgtgtgtgtacattatatgtatgtatgtatgtatgtaatgtaATGTAAtgtaatgtgtgtgtgtgtacacatacatacatacatacatacatatatatatatatatgtgtgtgtgtgtgtgtgtgtgtgtgtacacatacatacattatatatacattatatatatatacattatatgtatgtatgtatgtaatatgtatgtgtgtgtgtgtgtgtacatacatacatatatatatatatatatgtgtgtgtgtgtgtgtgtgtgtgtgtgtgtgtgtgtacacatacatacatacatacgtgtgtgtgtgtgtgtgcacatacatacatacatacatatatatatatctatatatatatatatgtgtgtgtgtgtgtatacacatacatacatacatacatacatatatatatgtgtgtgtgtgtgtgtgtgtgtgtgtgtgtgtgtagatatatatatatgtgtgtgggtatatatatatatatgtgtatatatatatatatatatatgtatgtatgtatgtatataatatgTACAATGCTTCCAGTCTCAGTGGGTTTGCCTTGCTAGTTACCAAACATGAGACAAAACTAagttcaggaaaaaaaaaaaaaatctctgtcTTTGATGAGTCATGAGAAAATATCATTCTCGCATTAGGAAAAAGTTTTTGATAGCTAAAAAAAAGATGACTGAGAAGACAAGGGAAAAAAAGAAAGCAATAAGTATATCACCTCATTATAGCCAAACCTCCTGGCTTAAGAATCCGCTGCATCTCCTTGAAAACTTCAATAGGTTTGGTCAAGTAGTCAACACTAACCTACAGAAGCAATCGGAGACAGGTAGTCAGATCCAAATATCAAGTTAAAAGACAAAATTATCCAACGAATAAATGTATATGAGAAGTAAAGTTGATGAGTGACACTTAAACAGAAGACTGATAGGATGACAGGTTGGTTTTTATGTGCTGCATAAACCAGGTCTGGAGGATGTTTTTTCCTTCTCACTTTCAATTATACAAGATTGACTCTAATATGGTTAATTCACTATATATGCATTATAaagtgttatatatatatatatatatatatatatatatatatatatatatatatatatatatatatatatatatatatatatatatatatatatatatatattgtatgaaCATCCATATGTATTGTTCTcagatatgtgtgtgtgtatatagagagggagagaggttaGGGTGCATCCGATGTGTTTGGCCCCAAATACTTCCTAGTGGAAATCAATGATGGACTTTTCACAATGAAAGTTGACACCGTTAAACATGATTTATGTCTCTAGGCATTTTATACACCATAGATCATGATCAACAATATTGATTTTCATTTTGAAAGACGCATCATTGGTTTCCAATAGGAAGCATTTGGGGTCAAAAGCACCCGAGTACAtcctagcctctctctctctctctctctctctctctctctgtgtgtgcgtGTGCATATTGCATTTATATTTGGAATCTGCTGATAGTTTTTGAGGTTATGACATTGATCAACAGATGGCAGTAATCCCTACACgccaataaaattaaaaaaacaaaaagaacgaAAGAAAAGAAGAGTCAAACCTTTTTAAGAAactcaacaagaaaagaaaatgatattATGAAATGCAAATTAAAGAACAAAAGCAAGAGGACAATAAGACACTCATGAAGACAactctaattcaaaaataattagaaagaatatgagaAATAGAGATGAACAACATACCACATTGGTGATGACATCAAAAGTATTATCATCAAAAGGAAGTTTGGGGTTCACATTTAGGTCTTGTACAATATATTCTGTCAAAACCTAAAGAAAATGACTTGATTTTTAGAAtcaaatgaagaattaattaaaccAACTAATAGCATGCATCATCATAATTTGTAAAAAGAGAGAATACACCATAAAAAACAAATTTCTTGATATCATATGAATTTTGCCATAGTCTAACAAATATCAACTTTTTATTGCGAAACCCAATGCGCACATCATGAAAATAactaacttttttttattatcaaacaACTACATTTCATAATGTGTAAAAAACCTATATAGGTAGCATGCTCTTGCAACAAGCAAAGAAGACAACAGAAAAAGAGAAACTTGTCCTTTAAAAGGGTTGCATTCACTTAGCCAATAGATCTTTCGAGATTTGAATCTAATATACTCCCTATAGGCTTGGAGTTGATCGTCACCTTACAATTTTGCAAgctagatggatattttttatctATCATTAGAAAAAGGTAGGACTTTATGCACTAGAAATATTTAAGCACCTGAGCTTTTAATTATTTGTTAAGCCACCTTGACTATTGCTTCTTCCATCTAACATACATTGCCATTACCATGCATTTCACTTCCACCCTAGAGCCGCTAAAATCCTATAAACGCTTGAGTCTCTTCCACATCTATCAGTGAAATATCATCTTCCTTTGTTCTCCAAATTCAATTCATTAACTCTTCTCACACAACATTGCTTCATTTTCCCAATATCCAAACAAGCCAAAGTTCCAACATATCTAATCATTACAACTTCACCAAACTTCTCAATCTTCGCACAACTCACCATTTTCTCTTCCCCTTCTTTCTATCTTGACATACCATAATCCTTCCATATGGATGGCTAATCTGGAGATGACTTGATTGAGTTATATAATAACCAATCTACGTTAGACGCAAGACATGCAtctcgaataaaattttaaacaggttaaacaaggGTCAAAGCAATTATGTGATTCTAGCATGACAACAAGTATGCTTCCCACCTGATCCTAACTATGGGTTACATGATACCAACATGGTCATTGGTAAAGTAGCTCCACTATATCATCCAGTTATGAAAATGTGTGACTATCAATTCCCActgcccatccttcttcctgtgcTCCTTTTTGTTCACCTACGACTTCCGCACATATAATTGGAGAAAGAGGAGCAATTCCTCAATCTGCTCACCTCAGTCGTCCaatagaaaattaaagaaaataaaagaaattctGGAAGTAGAACTTGTTACCCATTTTACTTCCATTAATCAATGACAAAACTAATTTACAATGCCTCTATTATACCAGTGAGGTCCACATCCCCAACTCCTGATTATACTCCTCTCCTTATTAAGAGAGATTAGAGTTTTCTAAAATAGTAAGGAAAGTACACAATTGTGAAACTCGTTCAACAGTATGACCTTAGCTCCTACATTAACTTTGCCTTTTGTCTTTTGATTGATTCCTCCATGATTAGAAGACATCCAGTCTAAATATTACTCGAAAAGAAAAGTCCTACTTTGACTGACCCCTTTTGGGCCCCAAACCACATCGAAACCCTACATGTACTTGGCAAGAGCTTTATTTTGGCACTTGGAACATTGAAAATAGGCATAGTATCAGAAAGTTATAGACTTCAAAAGTTACATTGCGATGAACTCCTAGATGCGATGAATTTTGCTCTCAAATCTGATGACAGCAAGTTGATTTACAACAGATCCATTGATCCTCTTGGAAGACTTTAATGACTATGTCTTTCATGAATGGTAGATGGTATCATAAAacattacacacacacacacacacacttagaACACTTCAAAGCAGGGGCACATTTAACCTCTTAATAGTAGCACTACAAGCAAATATAGACCTCCCAACTAAAGCTGGGAGGTCTATATACTCTCTCATGTTAACTGTCGGCAATTTTTTTCCTCTTTATGCTAaacaagataaaaataataatattgttaTTATTGAGACCAAAGACTTCGCTGAGAATTCATGTATTATGACATTAAGAAACTTCAAGATTCTGTTTTATCTTAATTATTGCAGCATCACTCAGATAGTCATTCCATTTCTGGAACTCTGCAACCTGCATGTTCATCCCCTATTAAGGGTCCAACATTCCTTAAAAAAAGCCATATTCCAAACATGAGCATTTTGTGAAATCTTAGCATCATGATTCCATTGTTTGCGAACAAGGCTTTGACAAAAGAACAATAATATTCTTATAGACTGCAACTCATGCATGTTTTAGTTCCCACGTACCTTAACCCCTTCAAACAAATGATTAAGCAATTAGATTCGTTCTAGTTcacaatttttttcaaactaacATCATCAAACTAAATTTCAGACAAGGTTGATCACTGCATAACACATCATGAATTACATATAATGGATCATGGGGATCATAACAAATAAGATCTAATATGGTTTGGTAAAATAATCTGTCCTATTGTTTTATGAAATGAGATTAAAGATCTAAGAACTTGAACATGTAacttatatattttcttttagaTTTATAAGCAGGCTCAGGGAAAAAAATTAGGAGCATAAAGGCAGGGAATGGTATTGACATGTGAACAGACGATTTTTTGTGAAGTTACTTCCCTGCGATCTATTATGGAGTTCCATTTTCATCTGACTCATGATGGAAAATTTGATATTCTATGACCCAAGAACCCTATTATAACATGCATATTGCTAGAATCAATTTCTAACCGAGCCCTTTGGGAACCTTTAGTGCTAAAGGTTCAATACAGCCAGATGGGTTTAAACATTCATGAGTTATGTTGAACTGTTGATGTTTTTCCACATCCCAAAATTCATGAAGCAGTAAAGAACATCTATAATAAACAATAAAAAGGGCAATATAATACTGGATTTCGCTTCAGTTCTTCTTCATTCATACCCATCCCTACAATCCTATCCTGTCTATATCCTGCTGGGTAATGGCTAACCTGCATGTATAACAAAAGAACACATGAGTTAATATAGAAAGAAAACAGAAAACAATTACAGAACAAAAGAAAGAACAACAGCTTACCCAGCTGCTACATAAATCTAGTAGACACACACCCGGAGAATTACTTGGAGGAAAAACTTTTGAATAATAATTGGTAAGAGCACGAATTGCTGGATCATCAATATGTGTAACAAAACGAGGTTCTGAGTAGAATAAGGAATCTGGGGATCTGCCAAAACAACCATGGACATTCAGAAAGAAGCTTCAATCCCAAACCTTAGGCTTAAGCTACAGCATCAGTTTCTCAACAAATAAGTATTAAAGCGAAAAAGGGCTTGaatttgtaaaaataaaaatcaaaaacatAAGGAAAAGAAGAGTAAGGAAAGAAAGTTATTAGAAAAATGAAGAGGCTCGCAACTAATGGTGGATGCAACCATTGACTGGGACATATGGTGAAATGAGTTTCACAAAGCTGACAGGAAACTAATCATATATGAATTGCCGGATAGGTTAGAACAAAGTTGAAAAGGTAAGCATCTCCTTATATTGAACAATAtgcaaatattaatataatatgaaaaaaatagcATCTGCAAGAGGAGTTTTCTTTCTATATGCTTTGACCAAAATCATAGCAGGTAGTTTTGATGGCATTCAACATCTTTGAGGATTTTGGTCTAGAAATATGGGAAACACTTGTTTCCCAACAAAGGGAAAAAAAGGTCATCTACTGACACCTTAGACAGTATGAAACTTCAAGAAAAAAAGACTCCATACAGAGATCCACAATCTTGATATCATGTATCATACCAGAATGGTACGTAACCCATGTCGAGACAACTCCCGATCctttttttctcactttttatCATTGTACCATCTAAAATCAGGAAATATAGGTTGATACGGTATAGCATGCACCCTGGTTTTAAGCAATACATGGTGGTACAGAATAGTTCTACTGGGATCGAACCGGCATGGACCAGGTCAACTCATGTACTGAACCAAACTTTGGTTTGGGTAGTACCAGACAGTATGGATGGTTCCACTCAATGTTCATCATCTTTGTTCTGGACTTTGCATAAGTACCATCCTGTTACAATGTTAGTATGCGATTCAGTATGGTATGAGACAACGTAGTGGTATGATATTGGCATGGGAGGTACGGCAGATTGCAGACCATGATTCCACTCAGTTTGAATTGGTATGGACCAGTTCAACTCATATACCAAACCAAACTTCGATTTCACACAAGTCAAAGAACACACAATATGGCTATAGTCCAGCAAACATTAACTATAGCAGCAAAATGGAAAAGTCTACAATAATTACAGAAAAATTAATCAGAATTCAAAACATCAGAATTTTGCTGATTTTCATAACAAGGCATTAGAAGTGGAAAAAGAAACCAGGAAGAAAATATCCAAACatctaaacataaaaatataacgTTCAAATTACAACCCTGTAACATCCTTGAGATAGACATACAGATTTTGGTTATTTTTCCACATTCTAATTGTTAGTGGGAAAAGATATGATTCCTTTTCCGTGAACTATAAGAGCAAAATTAAACTCCTGAAGATCCAAACGTAAAAAACACTATTCTCGGAAAAGGAGTAAGAACACATAAATATAGAAGGTAAAATACACATGATAGGGTTTTTCAACAAATTTCCAACAAATCTTGGATTGAAGATGAATACCCAAATTTGTTGCTTCCAGAAATTTGAAAGGCATCAGGAGAGAAAAAGATAtccttttttaaaatattaaaagtttAAAACCACACGTTGAGAAACtggaaaagaaaaatgataaatgGAAGCTAAAGGGTAAATAATAGGTTTTTGCTAATAAATTCCCATTCAATCTCATGGTAACGGCAGCTTCCAAGACAGCATTACATAAAGGACGTAAGAGACAAGCTTAAGCATTTCTTGTTGGACTACTTGAATTACAGATAATTACAAGGCTATGGCGTCACGGAGATCATCTAAAAGATCCGAAAGAAAACGCAAAGAATCAATAAGTGAAGCAGCATCAAACCAGAAGATGGGTGGCGGGTGAGTACTCGTCGAAGCGGGCGAAATCCTCGTCCTTGAACGGAAACTTCTCCGGCCACTCCACGTTCTTCAGCACCTAAACAAGGCAAAAAAAAGCAAATAAACCCTAGGGTCCAAGAATCGGCCAATTGAAGAACCCGAGGAAAATCTTTcacaaagaagaaaagaa
Protein-coding regions in this window:
- the LOC105058569 gene encoding uncharacterized protein isoform X3 produces the protein MASTVPAPLLFGLRVRGTLVQPLLHRPLPPPSALRAAGRRSSQEAPPRRLFLGLGAAFLDQFARMASGSGGHSFTASARPEQGVSPVEQVLKNVEWPEKFPFKDEDFARFDESPDSLFYSEPRFVTHIDDPAIRALTNYYSKVFPPSNSPGVCLLDLCSSWVSHYPAGYRQDRIVGMGMNEEELKRNPVLTEYIVQDLNVNPKLPFDDNTFDVITNVVSVDYLTKPIEVFKEMQRILKPGGLAIMRQLTYLPTPGVQIPCMLCILES
- the LOC105058569 gene encoding uncharacterized protein isoform X1, coding for MASTVPAPLLFGLRVRGTLVQPLLHRPLPPPSALRAAGRRSSQEAPPRRLFLGLGAAFLDQFARMASGSGGHSFTASARPEQGVSPVEQVLKNVEWPEKFPFKDEDFARFDESPDSLFYSEPRFVTHIDDPAIRALTNYYSKVFPPSNSPGVCLLDLCSSWVSHYPAGYRQDRIVGMGMNEEELKRNPVLTEYIVQDLNVNPKLPFDDNTFDVITNVVSVDYLTKPIEVFKEMQRILKPGGLAIMSFSNRCFWTKAISIWTSTGDVDHAWIVGSYFHYAGGFEPPVAVDISPNPGRSDPMYVVYSRKLKTA